In Plasmodium falciparum 3D7 genome assembly, chromosome: 1, the genomic stretch TCATcctaacaaaatataaaacatacataaataaataaataaataaataaataaataaatacatacatacatatatacatatatacatatatatatgtattatattaaagtCATATTTCACAAAGAAATAGCCCTTTTTACACAATCTACAtatcaatttttatattttaaattatttttcacATGTATCGTACTCTTACCAATTTGTTCTCCACGCTTTGTTCCGTATCATGGTTCGTAACCTTGTTTCTCAGATAATTTTCTTcgacattattatttacagaTGCTTCCGTGTTTTTACGTTGTGTTACTTCTTTTGGTACATTTCTTTGTGTATTTAATAAGGGGTTGGTTACCTTATTATGTGTATTATAAATAGAAGTTTGACTAaatctatttatattactaggtggtttatttatataagaatttGCTATGTATGTTATAACATCAGAttcatttacattattattttgttcttcgTTTATggtattctttttattattagaaatattattataatcattcaAAGGGGAGAAGGggtttaaattatttattatttttttattgtcaTAATGAATAAAGgattcatctttttttttttcatccatatcatttgttttatttttttcacctTGTTGAATTTCTTTACCTTCTACAATATATGtgctattattatttgcataatcaaaatttttattattaatcttattatcataatcattatttttcatgTCATCTTCTAATGATTCATTTAAATACATACTTTTCCTTCCGTTATAATTTGATAAGTCTGAATCTCTCATcattttcttaaaataattatcatcttttttattattcggATCCATGTTATTATAAATCATTTGCTTCCCATCTTTCAGTGTATTCGTTACATGTCCATAATCTTGCTTTTTTGATTTCTGTAAAAAGTCCTGCAcgttattttcatcatatgcAGAAttgtgtttatatttattagataaataattgttattcatatttatatgtacacccatgttattattattcatgttattattattcatgttATTCATATCCACGTGGCTATTATCCATGTTGCTATTATCCATGTTCATATTATCCATGTTGCTATTATCCATGTTGCTATTATCCATGTTCATGTTTTCCATGTTCATATTATCCATGTTCATGTTTTCCATGTTCATGTTTTCCATATTATAACTATCCATATTATAACTATCCATGTTATACTTATCATTCGGAGGACTCTTGTCATTTTCCATACTATGAAATCCACTGTATCTCATTTTATCGTTTAATATAAAGTGCTCATCATATTCGTTGACGAGATTATCTTTAAACTTTTTAATATCTACATAAGGATATTCATTTATGGAAGCGAAGTTTTTGAGTTTATCCATTTTGTTACTTGTATCTTCATCAATAAAACCATTGGTTGTTAATtcattaattattaaatccGATTTatgattaattttttttaatgcttgtgtagatatatatgtaaagactcctatattattaatattcgATATCATATctgtataaatatttttattttctttatttattatattactatttaCTAATAAGTTATCTGTGTTTTCTAATATATCTTGTAATATACTTTCATAGTTAGATAAGACCTTCTTTTTTTCTACATTATACAAAatcctttttaataaattctgCATGTACATATTTTCACTTTCTTGATTTTTCAAAGAATATTTCTTACCCAtaccatatttattataatataatttatacatcatttttttaaacacatattttaatatatacaaaattaggattatcaaaaaaaaaccaTATATATCAGGATATTTTTCTCTACCAAATTTATGTATAGATAAAAATGTAACACATACCATTTCGACATTTTCTAAAGTTTTTGAAATAAGAAAATTCTTAAAAGGTATTAAAAAATTcgtatatctatatattaaacCTAATcttattactattaatatttctGTTATtacttcaaaaaaatattttatcgaTTCTGGTTTACTTAATATTTGTTCTTCGTACTCTTctttaaatgttttatatttcatctcactattcatattattgtcattattattattattattattattattcaatttattacttgtattatttttattcatatgaatATCTCCATCATTCAGATTATTATCTCTCCCTTTTATaatcttttcatttttattatataattctttttttacttgaatattttcataagaTCCATTATCACCTGAATCGTCAAAAtggttatttattaaatcttCCATTTTATTATCCCCATCACTCGAATCATTTCTATCTTCAGCTTCATTTAATCTTTTctcaaatattaaaaaatcttCCTTATCATGTTTACGCCCTTCATTAATTTCATCGTTTATATTAGGGacatttatatgttcttCTTGTGTAATATCCACAAGATTGtcataattataaagatctctattatcataaatatcataatttttattaaaattattactactactactactactactactactattatttttattttcttctttccaTTTCTCATCATTGTCTTCCTCTTCATCTTCATCGTCTTCCTCGTCCTCTTCTAATTTTCTactcttttttttctcctcTTCCTTTCTTCTTTCCATTTCTTTATCgactaataaaaaattatgtacatcgttattattcacattttttaaattctcaAAAAATTTCTCGTTATGAATAATATCCCTTAATTCAACATCATCGAAAAGTTTATCATAAGAATTATCGTTTTCTAAGCTTTCTGGAAATTCATTATGTTGAtcaatgttattatattcaagaatattattttttccccCATCAACATCATACAAATGTTCATccgtttttttattttccccaTCAATATCATACAAATGTTcaccattttttttattttccccaTCAATATCATACAAATGTTcaccattttttttattttccccaTCAACATCATACAAATGTTcaccattttttttattttccccaTCAATATCATACAAATGTTcatccatttttttatttttcccatcaccatcatttttatgttcaccattttttttatttttcccatcaccatcatttttatgttcaccattttttttattttccgcATCAccatcatttttatgttcATCCGTTTTTTTAGTTACACTATTATTTCCTTTAcgattaattttattatgttgaacttttttattattattacttttattattttttccatcctcattttcatttattatgcCGCTTTGTTTCTTTTTCCCTTCATCGTTtaaatttatgtttttaCTTAAACatacttttaaaataataaaacaaataacaaaAGTACTAtaaaatttcattttttttttttttttttttcttcatttaatttataaatatatataaaaggaaataatCACATATATtccaaatttatattaaatcataataatatatatatatatatataaaataatatatttataagttttttcttaatatatatatatatatatatatatgtatggaTGGAtggataattatatttttatattttatttactttttaaaagttaacatatttatatgtaatattattatatatttgtagaatattaatatatatatgtatatatatatatatatatatatatatgtataatatatatatatatatataataaatatttgtacatgttattttataagtacaaaaaaaaaaaaaaaaaaaatcataatatgtaatatatatatatattatatggtaAATGgggtaaatatatatatatccacaaATTATGTAATTAACAAAAataggaaataaaaaaaaaaaaaaaaaaaattatataatactattaaattttatctcttataaaatattattattttaaaaaaatggatTAAAATgaattcataaaatataataatacaattaaGGATACATGaccatattatataaatatatatataatcattaataatataaaatattaaaagaattaacaaatatattattatattaaaaaatataaaaaaaaaaaaggaagaggaaaggcttttcttttttcttttaagagaaaaatatattttatatatatataaaaatattatatttatacacttttttttttttttttttttttttttttttgtattgtatattcttttttaatatatatatatatataatatatatacatataattaaggaacaagaattaaaaaagatatatatatatatatatatatatatatattttataatataatcattaaaaatataataaaataataataatatttatatataaggagaaagtattttataacaataaaaaatgtaattattttttatattctttttttttttttttttttttaagactataaaaatatataaacttttcaaggttttcctttttttttttttttgtatatttcataaaatgTGCAGTTTCGAATGTgtcacaaaaaataaaatattacaatttttttttttttttgtttaaactATTtcctataataataaatgtgattatatatatatatatatatatatatataatatatatatttttttatttttgtgtattatactattaatatatgtatgtgtgtggatatatatatatattatatatatatatattatgttccttttattttttgtaaaatgaCCAACTCATTttctaataattatttaaatctaatatttcaattttccttataaagaaatgaaaatgtttacatatatatatatatatatatatatatatcaaaatataaatattttttttatttttgacttatttataataacaataattttttaaatgtactttattataatttaatactaaaaaaaaaaaaaaaaaaaaaaattacccTAATTTGTtgatattattttcctttttttttttcttttttaaagaatagaaaaataaaaggatTTAGATAAAACCTTcaaaatacattatataaaatgttaatagaaaaatgtaattaaataaatacctttatatgtgtataaagaattaaaaaatcttatatatatataataatacattttgaTCCTTACGGGTTGAGGATAAAAAGTATTACATGTGTATATGatattatgtatacatatatatatatatatatatatatatatatatatatatatatatattattaatattattcttttattagaTGATGAGAAACCCAAATTTGACTTAGGATTttctcctttttattttatatcttaTCCCTTATACAATgttagaaaaataaataaataaatatatatatatatatatatatgtacatatatatttatgtgtatgattctctttaattttttttttttttttttttttatatagatTCAATGTAGaagtattttatataaacatttaaataattatgaggcaaatataacatatactcctctaattaatataaataatttaaatataaaaacgtatattatttatatatttaatagcCTACATCAGGtatttaacaaatataacatgactacatattatatatatatatatatatatatatatatatatgtatatttatttatttatttatgtttatccTTTAatcctttctttttttttttttatatattttgtcttGTTCaccattttataattttagatatataataatgaggGAATAAGAGGATTGTATAAAGGGTTAATTCCAATGTTAGCCCACATAGTATCAAAGTAATAACAACAAATagttgtaaaaaaaaaaaaaaaatactatgtagttgtatatatatatatatatatatatatatattatatgtacataattttattttaaatacatgctttttttaatttctagAAAATCTATATATTACTTTCTGGAAAACGTTCATTTTGTCATATTTAGAAGACTAAgtaacacaaaaaaaaaaaaatataaaattaaaataaaataaataaataaatatatatatatatgtgtatttgtatttatgtTTGTGTTTGTGTTGGGATTATTTctaataattat encodes the following:
- a CDS encoding secreted ookinete protein, putative codes for the protein MKFYSTFVICFIILKVCLSKNINLNDEGKKKQSGIINENEDGKNNKSNNNKKVQHNKINRKGNNSVTKKTDEHKNDGDAENKKNGEHKNDGDGKNKKNGEHKNDGDGKNKKMDEHLYDIDGENKKNGEHLYDVDGENKKNGEHLYDIDGENKKNGEHLYDIDGENKKTDEHLYDVDGGKNNILEYNNIDQHNEFPESLENDNSYDKLFDDVELRDIIHNEKFFENLKNVNNNDVHNFLLVDKEMERRKEEEKKKSRKLEEDEEDDEDEEEDNDEKWKEENKNNSSSSSSSSSNNFNKNYDIYDNRDLYNYDNLVDITQEEHINVPNINDEINEGRKHDKEDFLIFEKRLNEAEDRNDSSDGDNKMEDLINNHFDDSGDNGSYENIQVKKELYNKNEKIIKGRDNNLNDGDIHMNKNNTSNKLNNNNNNNNNDNNMNSEMKYKTFKEEYEEQILSKPESIKYFFEVITEILIVIRLGLIYRYTNFLIPFKNFLISKTLENVEMVCVTFLSIHKFGREKYPDIYGFFLIILILYILKYVFKKMMYKLYYNKYGMGKKYSLKNQESENMYMQNLLKRILYNVEKKKVLSNYESILQDILENTDNLLVNSNIINKENKNIYTDMISNINNIGVFTYISTQALKKINHKSDLIINELTTNGFIDEDTSNKMDKLKNFASINEYPYVDIKKFKDNLVNEYDEHFILNDKMRYSGFHSMENDKSPPNDKYNMDSYNMDSYNMENMNMENMNMDNMNMENMNMDNSNMDNSNMDNMNMDNSNMDNSHVDMNNMNNNNMNNNNMGVHINMNNNYLSNKYKHNSAYDENNVQDFLQKSKKQDYGHVTNTLKDGKQMIYNNMDPNNKKDDNYFKKMMRDSDLSNYNGRKSMYLNESLEDDMKNNDYDNKINNKNFDYANNNSTYIVEGKEIQQGEKNKTNDMDEKKKDESFIHYDNKKIINNLNPFSPLNDYNNISNNKKNTINEEQNNNVNESDVITYIANSYINKPPSNINRFSQTSIYNTHNKVTNPLLNTQRNVPKEVTQRKNTEASVNNNVEENYLRNKVTNHDTEQSVENKLDEDKLKMSTHMVNNIFEGTKEYIKTNEDMNNISKAGDPFLHNQEGSFSYAPPPYQGVENSSNKNQKYLTQRKERQQIVATKSPFN